From Methanobrevibacter millerae, one genomic window encodes:
- a CDS encoding plasmid pRiA4b ORF-3 family protein encodes MSGYEIRLMLYSNIETSRTVQIPKSINFKQLHMLIQKIFGFKDYHNYEFQIPREIPGEDAVDLNSIKRTIGYEDTQSVIISEVFDEDEVVLYVYDFGDNWEIVVHKQKDIDYTNKTALITDYKGKYNPLEDMGGIFVFEEIVEAIEENENLKYVLDEYCLTKGDLAKMDFERKYKVGSRLRI; translated from the coding sequence ATGTCAGGTTATGAAATCCGGCTGATGTTATACAGCAATATTGAAACGTCAAGAACTGTCCAAATTCCAAAAAGCATTAATTTTAAACAGTTGCATATGCTGATTCAAAAGATTTTCGGCTTTAAGGACTATCACAACTACGAATTTCAAATTCCAAGAGAAATTCCCGGCGAGGATGCAGTTGACTTGAACAGCATCAAAAGAACTATAGGCTATGAGGACACACAAAGCGTTATAATTTCAGAGGTTTTCGATGAAGATGAAGTGGTTTTATATGTCTATGACTTCGGAGACAACTGGGAAATAGTCGTTCACAAACAGAAGGATATCGACTACACCAATAAAACCGCATTAATCACTGATTATAAGGGCAAATACAATCCCCTCGAGGATATGGGAGGCATTTTCGTCTTTGAAGAAATTGTTGAAGCGATTGAAGAAAATGAAAATTTAAAATATGTTCTTGATGAGTACTGCCTTACAAAAGGGGACCTGGCGAAAATGGACTTTGAAAGGAAATATAAGGTAGGCTCAAGGCTTAGAATTTAA
- a CDS encoding SWIM zinc finger family protein, with protein MKSSKDTTVIVYHEYDLRINFENDCIKSMYCNCPFEGNCKHLAGVLYYADNHPEIFKSDPDIYTVMDGMSSDELREFLIPELINDYELSNKFRLFTNQDIDEEYYIEKLKNSWDNSTEVFKFIDDDMQSLINAGRFDLIFKLCDVLILILDEYNYEHMWYAYENLCEKLEKLMCQLISSECRNQAKEFMAKVILDSEDEALSDGFSFIYSKYWDTDALFDE; from the coding sequence ATGAAATCATCAAAAGATACAACTGTAATTGTCTATCATGAATATGACCTCAGAATCAATTTTGAAAATGACTGCATAAAATCAATGTACTGCAACTGCCCTTTTGAAGGAAACTGCAAGCATCTTGCAGGCGTCTTATATTACGCAGACAATCATCCGGAGATTTTTAAAAGTGACCCGGACATTTACACAGTCATGGACGGCATGTCTTCAGACGAATTAAGGGAATTTCTAATTCCCGAACTGATAAACGATTACGAATTATCAAATAAATTCAGATTATTCACAAATCAGGACATTGATGAGGAATACTATATCGAAAAGCTTAAAAACTCATGGGACAATTCAACTGAAGTCTTTAAGTTTATTGATGATGACATGCAGTCATTAATTAATGCGGGGCGTTTTGATTTGATATTCAAGTTATGTGACGTTTTAATACTTATTCTTGATGAGTACAATTATGAGCATATGTGGTACGCTTATGAGAACCTTTGTGAAAAATTGGAAAAGTTAATGTGTCAGTTAATCAGTTCAGAGTGCAGAAATCAGGCTAAAGAGTTTATGGCTAAAGTCATTTTGGATAGTGAAGATGAAGCGCTCTCTGACGGATTTTCATTTATCTATTCGAAATATTGGGACACTGATGCGCTCTTTGATGAATAG